The Paramixta manurensis region GGCTACATTCTGGTTTTTCGTGGCTCGCCTCTGCTGATTCAACTGTTTTTGATTTACTACGGCCTCGGGCAGTTTGAAGTGGTTCGGCATAGTTTTGTCTGGCCGGTACTGCGCGAGCCGTTCGCCTGTGCTGTGGTGGCGTTGGCATTGTGTACCGCTTCTTATACCGCTGAAATTTTACGCGGCGGCTTACTGGCCATTCCGACAGGGCAGATTGAGGCGGGCATCGCCTGCGGCATGTCACGTTGGTTGTTATTACGGCGGATCATCGCGCCCGTGATGCTGCGTTACGCGCTACCGGCGTACTCCACGGAAGCCATCCTGCTGGTGAAATCAACCGCGCTGGCGAGCCTGGTCACGGTGTGGGATGTGACCGGGGTAGCGCAACAGATTATCCAGCGTACTTATCGGACGATGGAAGTCTTTATCTGTGCCGCGCTTATCTATTTGATTCTGAACTTTATTATTGTGCAAATCTACGCGCAGATTGAGCGTTATTTATCACCACGCCTGCGCACGCCTGACGAAGAACCTGCACTGCCTGTAAACCCTGCGATTGCCGGAGAAAAAAATGACTAATCTCGCACCTGTCACGCTCTCAATGAGCGATATCCATAAATCTTTCGGTTCGCTGGAAGTCTTAAAAGGGATCTCACTGGATGCGCGCAAAGGGGATGTCATCTCAATTTTAGGCGCCAGTGGTTCCGGTAAAAGTACCTTTTTACGTTGTATTAACCTGCTGGAAACGC contains the following coding sequences:
- a CDS encoding ABC transporter permease, with translation MIDFAFLSDTFLKLIGALPVTLGLFFCSFVLGGVLSLLILAMRMSSNRLLSGFARGYILVFRGSPLLIQLFLIYYGLGQFEVVRHSFVWPVLREPFACAVVALALCTASYTAEILRGGLLAIPTGQIEAGIACGMSRWLLLRRIIAPVMLRYALPAYSTEAILLVKSTALASLVTVWDVTGVAQQIIQRTYRTMEVFICAALIYLILNFIIVQIYAQIERYLSPRLRTPDEEPALPVNPAIAGEKND